In Rutidosis leptorrhynchoides isolate AG116_Rl617_1_P2 chromosome 2, CSIRO_AGI_Rlap_v1, whole genome shotgun sequence, one genomic interval encodes:
- the LOC139890446 gene encoding uncharacterized protein, with the protein MSDLQVVGGIKKLNNQNYNSWSTCIMSYMQGQDLWEVVNGNNIQQPAEEDNNGVLRKWRVKAGKAMFVLKTTVEEDVLEHIRDAATPKEAWDTFTKLFSKKNDNRLQFLESELLSVTQKEMTIAQYFYKVKLVCREISELDPDARIGEARMKCIIIHGLKSEFRSFVAAVQGWQTQPSIVEFENILAAQEALTKHMGGISLKNEEEALYVNKGKWNSKQQNSGGSKKTDEKVKHHDRSKITHSEEGSKNRFNGKKYKPTCYNCGKKGHFARDCRSKKVEESNTAQSKSEDEWDVKSLMVTDEEELSLAAVKPTQLDHNRDWIVDSGCSNHMTGDREKLQNMVKYKGSR; encoded by the coding sequence ATGTCTGATCTACAAGTTGTTGGTGGTATTAAGAAGTTAAACAATCAAAACTACAATTCATGGTCAACTTGCATTATGTCATATATGCAGGGACAAGACTTGTGGGAGGTTGTCAATGGAAATAACATTCAACAACCTGCTGAAGAAGACAACAACGGAGTGCTAAGAAAATGGAGGGTGAAAGCTGGAAAGGCCATGTTTGTTTTAAAAACAACGGTCGAAGAAGATGTGTTAGAACACATAAGAGATGCAGCAACACCAAAGGAAGCATGGGATACATTCACTAAGTTATTCTCAAAGAAGAACGACAACAGGCTTCAATTTTTGGAGAGTGAACTGTTATCAGTAACACAAAAAGAGATGACAATTGCGCAGTATTTCTACAAGGTGAAATTAGTGTGTCGAGAAATCTCAGAATTGGATCCGGACGCTCGAATAGGAGAAGCTAGGATGAAATGTATAATCATCCATGGCTTGAAGTCTGAATTTCGAAGCTTCGTGGCTGCTGTACAAGGATGGCAAACACAACCATCAATAGTAGAGTTTGAAAACATATTAGCTGCCCAGGAAGCATTGACAAAGCATATGGGAGGCATCTCATTAAAGAATGAAGAAGAAGCCCTCTATGTCAATAAAGGCAAGTGGAATTCGAAGCAGCAGAATAGTGGTGGATCTAAGAAGACTGATGAAAAAGTGAAGCATCATGATAGGAGTAAAATTACTCACTCAGAAGAGGGATCAAAGAATCGTTTCAATGGAAAAAAGTATAAACcaacttgctataattgtggtaagaagggtcattttgcaaGGGACTGTCGTTCAAAGAAGGTTGAAGAAAGCAACACTGCTCAATCTAAAAGTGAAGATGAGTGGGATGTCAAGTCATTGATGGTAACTGATGAAGAAGAGTTATCACTTGCAGCTGTAAAACCAACACAGCTTGATCACAATCGTGATTGGATAGTCGATTCTGGTTGCTCAAACCATATGACGGGCGATAGAGAAAAGCTCCAAAATATGGTGAAATACAAGGGcagtagatga